In the genome of Oncorhynchus nerka isolate Pitt River linkage group LG4, Oner_Uvic_2.0, whole genome shotgun sequence, the window GGGATCCCTAAGTTATGCACCACTGCAACTATGTGGCCTACAACATGAGAAATGTTCCAGACCAAAAAAAGGAAAGGAATACATATCCTCTGTGACCTCTAACACTGGTCCCCTCTGATAATCAAAAAGCATTCACATCCCAGTAGAGTAGGTCTGGTGGTCCCCTGCCAACAACAAGCATTCATCATGTAACTTTCCAAGATCTAGCTACTTGACCCCTCCAAACCTCCCAGGCTTAGCTAGCCTTCCATCTGAACATTTTGAAGTACGTAGCTTTAATTTGTCTTGTTCTGCCCATGCTCGAGAGAAGTGTGTTATTGGATGTGATCCAAATACAAACTAAACAGATAAacgttgatttggggttgagatgaAAAATGTTTCCAATGGCTCCTGTTGATATTCAAACTTTCACAAGGTCTTCAACTCTTGACAGTCCTGTTATGACTCAAACCACTCAAATTTAGCTTTGAGCAAAACATCTTAACATACAGTAAATAGGCTGTCCGTGTtgatgtactgtacagtaatcCTTCAAAATCTACATTCCATGTCAATTTGACTTGTACAGTGTTTGAAAGTGTTAGCTAAAGCTAAATTAGCATAATAAAAGTAATCCCCATATAAATCTGTCAGATTAAACTAGAGATATCATTTTTTTTTTGCGTTGGATATGTCTTGATCCACCGtgcttgtcagaccatgagatatcctgaaaatcggtcttctcacaaaatcgtctgtGACGTCCGTACGGTTTGGCCTAGAAACTATTTGCGACCCTCAGTgtcttgggactcgtctgaagtcggtacagccgatCTACCAACTTTTGTCTGTGGAGTCCGAACAGTTTAGGCTATATAGTTTGGGCTTCCactctgtggaaaggtgagactctcacaaacacatacaTGTCGCTTGAtttgctctaggatgcccacaggcctcacaagactcatctgaagaccccccccccccggtaCCAGTTAAAAACAACATGGAAGTATACAGaatatggagactgtttagtgacaaaaaaggggttaaatatatGTCAAGAAAACTAAAACAAATCTTTCctgacacttcagaacaaacttcctttagattttttGGGGAGAGGGACTATCTGTTGCTCCATCAagtgaatatgttattcaatgcatGTGTTCagcaaatatttttattttattttggggggatctttcaaggggtcttaaaatttgAAATCAAATAGCAAAACAATCCTTGACATGacattcttaaaacaattccatatagcttaccAGAACCCCTTCCCCGGCTTAGACAAGGCCAAGACTGTAATGGGTTAAACACATGGTTATGATAAAGCCAAGGGAGCTGACAAATACCATGTTTGCGATAATCAAATATACTTAATTATTTGTTGCAGAAAACAATGATGGATTTGTTCATTGTTAAAGCTCATTGCAATCAAGAAAGACATCTGTTATTTATTATTTAAGGAGAAATGTGGCAACACGATGGGATGAAATCTCCCACATTTTGTGTCAAAGTCTATGaataaaatgtgtttttgtcttaTGTCTCATTATTTTTTATATGTTTAGAGTTAAAAAAGTAAAACATACATGTAAGTCTTTAGTGGTCAATATTGTCCCTACTGTCACATCTGGAGAATCCAACCAAGACATCGTGCAATAATTCCAAATGAGAACAGAGGGAAATTTAACGTTTTTTATTAAAACCAGAACAATGTTTATAACCAAATGTATTATATTGAAGTATTACAATGCATAAATTTGTTTGGCAATACAATGAATAATATGAGCAATACGCGCTGTAACTTTAGCTTTGCTGCTCATTGAACTGAGCCTGTCGTCATCCGAAACAAAATGGTCCTGAGTCCCATTACACCTCCTTCATGTATGTCCTCACCGCAATCACATCTCCCATCATGCATTTCTGTAAGGATGAGAAGTAagagtggaagaggagaggaagaggagaggaggggaaaggagaatagaggagaataggagaggaaaATAGGGTGTGTTACAGTAGGTCAGAGTTGAGATGTTTCAGGTGCAGGCGAAGAGCCAGGAATACACATTCCAGCATATGTTTTAGGTTAAAGGGTGATAAAACACTTGTTCAATGTCAGATGTAAAATGGTTGAGCTTTTATATAGTCAAGTGTGACTTAACTTTCCCAACAAGTTTCATTGGCAACATTTCAACTTTGTGGtgaaaaaagtttttttaaatgcatttatATCATACATTTTTACATTAGTCTGTCAAGTCTAGAAGTTATTTACAAATAAACAAGCACTACAAACATGTCAAAAAAGACTACAGGACCATTTGAGAaacgttttatttatttatataagtaATTAAAAAACGATTCCTTACCGCTATCAACTTTCCATcaccagtcacctctctctctattgttgtctctttgcCGTCCCACTTCTGTTTTTGCACAAGTTTGCAATTTTCAAGACTAAAAACGGTCTGAAGATTAAAGGAAAAAAATAAAAGTTATTTCCAATGACCCGTTAACCCAAATCAACGGACTTTCACACACatatttttaaaaatcaaaaCCAACCATTGTTTTTCTGTCGTCTGCGGTTGTTTCTTCGAAAGGCTCGTTGAGATTGAATTTAACCTCAACCGTTTTGAAAGTGCTCTGAGATTTCAAACAGATCATTCCTTGGTCGTCCATGTTGATGATCAAACTGGGCTTGGTGCGGTTTCCCACCTGTCGGGTCGCGAAACCAACACCTGCACAACAGAGAACAAACTGTCAAGAGGGATGTATTGACAGTGTGGCGTGGTACAACCCAATGCATAATACATACTAATTTATGTAAATAAAAATGACTAGCCTTATCATAGCATCATGTTATATGTATATTATTATATACATTCATATGTAATCAATCATTTAAGATTAGACAAATATATCATACCCAAAGCTTTCATGTAGTCATCAAAGTTCTCGCTGGAAATCATTTTCCAGGTCCCCACAAACTTGTCAACCATCTTTCCAGTTAGCCTATCTGCAATATTCCCAACAGTTCAGTCTATTGGTCCAAGCTCAACTCTACTCACTCTGTTGAGAACGAGCCACGGTTTTAAAGGGATCTCTCTGGCTCGCGCATTCTAAAACTACCCAATCACAGTCACGAACGTCACTGTATGTAGTTCCTCAATTTTCGACGGATGGAATAATGCTAGAATGGGTGAAAGGTTTTTGAGTGCCACATCTACTACTGTGCCAAATTACGTTTAGCTTACTATGTCAGAGGCTATGCGTTTCACAATGTCCTTTCAAACGCGTAAAAGAGTGTCTATTACTCTGCAAATAGTTGACAAATCACATGCTCCAAAACTATGACAGGGGGAGATAATACAATCTAATAGCCTACATAGAGTGGACAAAGATTATCTTAAACTTggcagaaaaaaataaaataattttcaCTTCAAATAAGTCTTATGTCATCAAACCTAAATAACTTAAAAAAGTGAAAATGCACACAATACAACTTCGCTAAACGTAAAACCATTCAATAAATTCTGTAATTGAGTGAAAACCAACACAGAATAGTTCAATTAAAGTATTTTATTATAAACATTTACAAATACACATTACTGAGGGTGGGACTACTTCTTGGCTGTAATTTTGGCCTGGGGGTCCTTGGCTACACATCGGGACTGCAGTGCTGTCAGCATCTCCTTGATGGTCAGTCTCGCTCCCTTCATCATTAGCCTTTCTCCATCCACTGTAGGGAAGAGGGTAAAGCACTCGTTGAGCTGAGGCAGGATAAAAGTTACACAAAACCAAATCGGGAACTCAGCTACTTGGTACCAAATGGTGAGGACCCCAAAGAATCCAATAAGCTAATTACTATTATGTAGGCTAATTATGCTTTTGTAAATACTggtctggaacaaaagcctgcaccctATATCTCTCCAGTAACAGGATTGGTGACAACTGGCAATATAGACCTACCGTAGGCCTATATTATGTAAAGCTTCGGTAAAAGTCAACTTTATTCTACTTACTAAATGTAATGTCCACCAGTGGTTCAGACTGGTCATGTTTCACTTCTGTCATCacctcacactttatactggtaGATCTGGCCTTCTCCGATCCAACCATGACCAGGAACTCCCTGC includes:
- the LOC115128642 gene encoding fatty acid-binding protein, heart-like: MVDKFVGTWKMISSENFDDYMKALGVGFATRQVGNRTKPSLIINMDDQGMICLKSQSTFKTVEVKFNLNEPFEETTADDRKTMTVFSLENCKLVQKQKWDGKETTIEREVTGDGKLIAKCMMGDVIAVRTYMKEV